The Caretta caretta isolate rCarCar2 chromosome 15, rCarCar1.hap1, whole genome shotgun sequence genome window below encodes:
- the ANKRD13A gene encoding ankyrin repeat domain-containing protein 13A isoform X1, protein MSSLGEASSKFPLHVLVWNNDYRQLDKELEGKDVDQRDPRGRTLLHLAVSLGYIESAKVLLRHKADVTKENAQGWTVLHEAVSTGDPEMAYLILQHRDYHQTSATLGGVPELLQKINETSDFYVEMKWEFTSWVPLVSRVCPNDICRIWKSGAKLRVDITLLGFENMSWERGKRSLIFKGEDTGGWAELIEINHDDKVVTTERFEISQQMKRLTLGSMTPERKEVERRLTSPIINTCLDTKNIAFERNTSGFWVWRTEKAEGVNGYEAKVYTANNVNVVTKIRTEHLTEEEKKRYKADRNPLESFLGTVEHEYGAQDLTTEYATMNNPTAITLEEYFDPKFDLKDRDIGRPKEVTIRTQKFKATLWMCEEFPLSLMEQVTPIIDLMARASAHFARLKDFITLEFPPGFPVKIEIPLFHVLNARITFENVNGCRTAEETSSQTAEGAQASKASSFEVDQSVFEIPKSYHTQHDGRNVRVQDEDNEIMQFAIQQSLLESSGNKEALGMHANGAVAYAQDFNIQYQRALQESFVMSSSTPHFSTPNESSSFDKDLQLAMELSVREQQEQEKRRREEEEEEFQQALQRSLTEK, encoded by the exons ATGAGCTCTTTAGGTGAGGCTAGTAGCAAATTTCCTCTGCACGTCTTAGTCTGGAATAATGACTACAGACAGCTGGATAAAGAGCTGGAAGGCAAG GATGTTGATCAGCGTGACCCACGGGGTCGGACCTTGCTGCACCTTGCTGTTTCCTTGGGATATATAGAGTCTGCCAAAGTCCTCCTTCGACACAAGGCAGATGTTACCAAAGAGAATGCACAGGGATGGACAG TTTTACATGAGGCTGTAAGCACAGGAGACCCGGAGATGGCATACCTGATACTGCAGCATCGAGACTACCACCAAACGTCTGCGACACTTGGAGGGGTTCCTGAATTACTCCAAAAAATTAATGAG ACTTCTGATTTTTATGTGGAAATGAAATGGGAATTCACTAGCTGGG TTCCACTCGTTTCTAGAGTGTGTCCAAATGATATCTGTCGCATCTGGAAAAGTGGAGCTAAGTTACGCGTTGATATCACGTTATTGGGCTTCGAAAATATGAGCTGGGAACGAGGGAAACGTAGCTTAATTTTCAAGGGAGAAG ATACTGGAGGCTGGGCAGAACTAATTGAGATAAACCATGATGACAAAGTTGTCACAACAGAGCGTTTTGAAATCTCTCAACAAATGAAGCGTCTGACTTTGGGCTCTATGACACCAGAAAGAAAGGAGGTAGAAAGACGCCTTACATCTCCAATTATTAATACGTGCCTTGATACTAAAAATATTGCTTTTGAAAG AAATACATCTGGATTTTGGGTATGGAGGACAGAGAAAGCAGAAGGTGTAAATGGTTATGAAGCAAAG GTCTATACGGCAAACAATGTGAATGTAGTCACAAAAATCCGAACAGAACACTTGAcggaagaagagaaaaaaagatataaaG CTGACAGAAATCCACTGGAATCTTTTCTTGGTACTGTAGAGCATGAGTATGGTGCGCAG GACCTCACAACAGAGTATGCCACAATGAATAACCCTACAGCCATTACTCTGGAGGAATATTTTGACCCGAAGTTTGATCTGAAAGATAGGGACATAGGAAGACCCAAAGAAGTCACTATTAGAACACAGAA GTTTAAAGCAACCTTGTGGATGTGTGAAGAATTCCCCCTCTCTCTCATGGAGCAAGTCACTCCGATCATCGATCTGATGGCCAGAGCTAGTGCTCATTTTGCTAGACTTAAAGACTTCATCACTTTGGAATTTCCACCTGGATTTCCTGTCAAAATTG AAATTCCCTTGTTTCATGTGCTTAATGCTCgaattacatttgaaaatgttaatgGCTGCAGGACAGCTGAGGAAACTTCATCACAAACTGCTGAAGGTGCACAGG CTTCTAAAGCCTCTAGCTTTGAGGTCGACCAGTCTGTGTTTGAGATCCCCAAATCTTATCACACTCAGCATGATGGTAGAAATGTGCGTGTGCAAGATGAAGATAATGAAATAATGCAGTTTGCTATTCAGCAGAGTTTGTTGGAGTCCAGTGGGAATAAA GAAGCCTTAGGAATGCATGCCAATGGAGCAGTTGCTTATGCGCAGGACTTTAATATACAGTATCAAAG GGCACTTCAGGAGAGCTTTGTTATGAGttcaagtactcctcattttagCACCCCAAATGAGTCTTCCAGTTTTGATAAAGACTTACAGCTTGCTATGGAGTTGTCTGTcagagagcagcaggagcaggagaaAAGGCGTcgtgaagaggaggaagaagaatttCAACAAGCTTTGCAGCGCTCTCTCACAGAAAAATAG
- the ANKRD13A gene encoding ankyrin repeat domain-containing protein 13A isoform X2, producing MLFCFKSLKLVVKNICKDVDQRDPRGRTLLHLAVSLGYIESAKVLLRHKADVTKENAQGWTVLHEAVSTGDPEMAYLILQHRDYHQTSATLGGVPELLQKINETSDFYVEMKWEFTSWVPLVSRVCPNDICRIWKSGAKLRVDITLLGFENMSWERGKRSLIFKGEDTGGWAELIEINHDDKVVTTERFEISQQMKRLTLGSMTPERKEVERRLTSPIINTCLDTKNIAFERNTSGFWVWRTEKAEGVNGYEAKVYTANNVNVVTKIRTEHLTEEEKKRYKADRNPLESFLGTVEHEYGAQDLTTEYATMNNPTAITLEEYFDPKFDLKDRDIGRPKEVTIRTQKFKATLWMCEEFPLSLMEQVTPIIDLMARASAHFARLKDFITLEFPPGFPVKIEIPLFHVLNARITFENVNGCRTAEETSSQTAEGAQASKASSFEVDQSVFEIPKSYHTQHDGRNVRVQDEDNEIMQFAIQQSLLESSGNKEALGMHANGAVAYAQDFNIQYQRALQESFVMSSSTPHFSTPNESSSFDKDLQLAMELSVREQQEQEKRRREEEEEEFQQALQRSLTEK from the exons ATGCTCTTCTGTTTCAAATCTCTAAAGCTAGTAGTGAAAAATATATGTAAG GATGTTGATCAGCGTGACCCACGGGGTCGGACCTTGCTGCACCTTGCTGTTTCCTTGGGATATATAGAGTCTGCCAAAGTCCTCCTTCGACACAAGGCAGATGTTACCAAAGAGAATGCACAGGGATGGACAG TTTTACATGAGGCTGTAAGCACAGGAGACCCGGAGATGGCATACCTGATACTGCAGCATCGAGACTACCACCAAACGTCTGCGACACTTGGAGGGGTTCCTGAATTACTCCAAAAAATTAATGAG ACTTCTGATTTTTATGTGGAAATGAAATGGGAATTCACTAGCTGGG TTCCACTCGTTTCTAGAGTGTGTCCAAATGATATCTGTCGCATCTGGAAAAGTGGAGCTAAGTTACGCGTTGATATCACGTTATTGGGCTTCGAAAATATGAGCTGGGAACGAGGGAAACGTAGCTTAATTTTCAAGGGAGAAG ATACTGGAGGCTGGGCAGAACTAATTGAGATAAACCATGATGACAAAGTTGTCACAACAGAGCGTTTTGAAATCTCTCAACAAATGAAGCGTCTGACTTTGGGCTCTATGACACCAGAAAGAAAGGAGGTAGAAAGACGCCTTACATCTCCAATTATTAATACGTGCCTTGATACTAAAAATATTGCTTTTGAAAG AAATACATCTGGATTTTGGGTATGGAGGACAGAGAAAGCAGAAGGTGTAAATGGTTATGAAGCAAAG GTCTATACGGCAAACAATGTGAATGTAGTCACAAAAATCCGAACAGAACACTTGAcggaagaagagaaaaaaagatataaaG CTGACAGAAATCCACTGGAATCTTTTCTTGGTACTGTAGAGCATGAGTATGGTGCGCAG GACCTCACAACAGAGTATGCCACAATGAATAACCCTACAGCCATTACTCTGGAGGAATATTTTGACCCGAAGTTTGATCTGAAAGATAGGGACATAGGAAGACCCAAAGAAGTCACTATTAGAACACAGAA GTTTAAAGCAACCTTGTGGATGTGTGAAGAATTCCCCCTCTCTCTCATGGAGCAAGTCACTCCGATCATCGATCTGATGGCCAGAGCTAGTGCTCATTTTGCTAGACTTAAAGACTTCATCACTTTGGAATTTCCACCTGGATTTCCTGTCAAAATTG AAATTCCCTTGTTTCATGTGCTTAATGCTCgaattacatttgaaaatgttaatgGCTGCAGGACAGCTGAGGAAACTTCATCACAAACTGCTGAAGGTGCACAGG CTTCTAAAGCCTCTAGCTTTGAGGTCGACCAGTCTGTGTTTGAGATCCCCAAATCTTATCACACTCAGCATGATGGTAGAAATGTGCGTGTGCAAGATGAAGATAATGAAATAATGCAGTTTGCTATTCAGCAGAGTTTGTTGGAGTCCAGTGGGAATAAA GAAGCCTTAGGAATGCATGCCAATGGAGCAGTTGCTTATGCGCAGGACTTTAATATACAGTATCAAAG GGCACTTCAGGAGAGCTTTGTTATGAGttcaagtactcctcattttagCACCCCAAATGAGTCTTCCAGTTTTGATAAAGACTTACAGCTTGCTATGGAGTTGTCTGTcagagagcagcaggagcaggagaaAAGGCGTcgtgaagaggaggaagaagaatttCAACAAGCTTTGCAGCGCTCTCTCACAGAAAAATAG
- the ANKRD13A gene encoding ankyrin repeat domain-containing protein 13A isoform X3, which yields MAYLILQHRDYHQTSATLGGVPELLQKINETSDFYVEMKWEFTSWVPLVSRVCPNDICRIWKSGAKLRVDITLLGFENMSWERGKRSLIFKGEDTGGWAELIEINHDDKVVTTERFEISQQMKRLTLGSMTPERKEVERRLTSPIINTCLDTKNIAFERNTSGFWVWRTEKAEGVNGYEAKVYTANNVNVVTKIRTEHLTEEEKKRYKADRNPLESFLGTVEHEYGAQDLTTEYATMNNPTAITLEEYFDPKFDLKDRDIGRPKEVTIRTQKFKATLWMCEEFPLSLMEQVTPIIDLMARASAHFARLKDFITLEFPPGFPVKIEIPLFHVLNARITFENVNGCRTAEETSSQTAEGAQASKASSFEVDQSVFEIPKSYHTQHDGRNVRVQDEDNEIMQFAIQQSLLESSGNKEALGMHANGAVAYAQDFNIQYQRALQESFVMSSSTPHFSTPNESSSFDKDLQLAMELSVREQQEQEKRRREEEEEEFQQALQRSLTEK from the exons ATGGCATACCTGATACTGCAGCATCGAGACTACCACCAAACGTCTGCGACACTTGGAGGGGTTCCTGAATTACTCCAAAAAATTAATGAG ACTTCTGATTTTTATGTGGAAATGAAATGGGAATTCACTAGCTGGG TTCCACTCGTTTCTAGAGTGTGTCCAAATGATATCTGTCGCATCTGGAAAAGTGGAGCTAAGTTACGCGTTGATATCACGTTATTGGGCTTCGAAAATATGAGCTGGGAACGAGGGAAACGTAGCTTAATTTTCAAGGGAGAAG ATACTGGAGGCTGGGCAGAACTAATTGAGATAAACCATGATGACAAAGTTGTCACAACAGAGCGTTTTGAAATCTCTCAACAAATGAAGCGTCTGACTTTGGGCTCTATGACACCAGAAAGAAAGGAGGTAGAAAGACGCCTTACATCTCCAATTATTAATACGTGCCTTGATACTAAAAATATTGCTTTTGAAAG AAATACATCTGGATTTTGGGTATGGAGGACAGAGAAAGCAGAAGGTGTAAATGGTTATGAAGCAAAG GTCTATACGGCAAACAATGTGAATGTAGTCACAAAAATCCGAACAGAACACTTGAcggaagaagagaaaaaaagatataaaG CTGACAGAAATCCACTGGAATCTTTTCTTGGTACTGTAGAGCATGAGTATGGTGCGCAG GACCTCACAACAGAGTATGCCACAATGAATAACCCTACAGCCATTACTCTGGAGGAATATTTTGACCCGAAGTTTGATCTGAAAGATAGGGACATAGGAAGACCCAAAGAAGTCACTATTAGAACACAGAA GTTTAAAGCAACCTTGTGGATGTGTGAAGAATTCCCCCTCTCTCTCATGGAGCAAGTCACTCCGATCATCGATCTGATGGCCAGAGCTAGTGCTCATTTTGCTAGACTTAAAGACTTCATCACTTTGGAATTTCCACCTGGATTTCCTGTCAAAATTG AAATTCCCTTGTTTCATGTGCTTAATGCTCgaattacatttgaaaatgttaatgGCTGCAGGACAGCTGAGGAAACTTCATCACAAACTGCTGAAGGTGCACAGG CTTCTAAAGCCTCTAGCTTTGAGGTCGACCAGTCTGTGTTTGAGATCCCCAAATCTTATCACACTCAGCATGATGGTAGAAATGTGCGTGTGCAAGATGAAGATAATGAAATAATGCAGTTTGCTATTCAGCAGAGTTTGTTGGAGTCCAGTGGGAATAAA GAAGCCTTAGGAATGCATGCCAATGGAGCAGTTGCTTATGCGCAGGACTTTAATATACAGTATCAAAG GGCACTTCAGGAGAGCTTTGTTATGAGttcaagtactcctcattttagCACCCCAAATGAGTCTTCCAGTTTTGATAAAGACTTACAGCTTGCTATGGAGTTGTCTGTcagagagcagcaggagcaggagaaAAGGCGTcgtgaagaggaggaagaagaatttCAACAAGCTTTGCAGCGCTCTCTCACAGAAAAATAG